A genomic region of Papaver somniferum cultivar HN1 chromosome 7, ASM357369v1, whole genome shotgun sequence contains the following coding sequences:
- the LOC113300131 gene encoding cysteine-rich receptor-like protein kinase 2 → MANISDQIKTKGYGQAIVGTGPDGNYGYGQCYGDLSSLDCTLCYAEARTVLPQCYPYNGGMVFLDGCFMRAENYSFFDEFTGPNDKAVCGNSTQKGQNFQDLATKAVLDTTAAAIRDGGYAKAEVKGLSSRNESVYVLADCWKILNPSSCKACLQEASALTVGCMPWSEGRALKTGCFMRYSDIDFLNKEQTTESLKVSPGVLVISILSSLAVVGVGVVVGMYIWRRRRIQRKRRGSDNTAKMVKSLVNSSLNFKYSTLEKATGSFNNANKLGQGGFGTVYKGVLGDGREIAVKRLFFNNKHRAADFYNEVHIISCVEHKNLVRLLGCSCSGPESLLVYEFLPNKSLDRFIFDPIRGMTLNWEKRFDIITGTAEGLVYLHENAKIRIIHRDIKCSNILLDSKLRAKIADFGLARSFQEDKRHISTAIAGTLGYMAPEYLAHGQLTEKADVYSFGVLLIEIVTGRQNTRGKTSDYSDSLVTTVWKHFQLGRVEEIIDPKLTMHAYDNKKEIKEGILRVVQVALLCSQEVPSLRPSMSTILHMLSQKDELLPLPANPPFMDEKRMELNDFSEDQRYRFNANSSHSVATAFDGSLLYAR, encoded by the exons ATGGCGAATATCAGTgatcaaatcaaaacaaaaggcTACGGACAAGCTATTGTTGGCACAGGACCTGATGGTAACTATGGATATGGTCAATGTTATGGTGACTTATCATCGCTTGATTGTACGCTATGCTATGCAGAAGCACGTACTGTTCTCCCACAGTGTTACCCATATAACGGAGGAATGGTCTTCCTTGACGGCTGCTTTATGCGGGCAGAAAATTATAGTTTCTTTGACGAATTTACGGGTCCTAATGATAAGGCTGTTTGTGGGAATTCTACTCAAAAGGGACAAAATTTCCAGGATTTGGCGACGAAGGCTGTGCTTGATACTACTGCTGCTGCAATACGAGATGGTGGTTATGCAAAGGCTGAAGTGAAAGGATTGTCTTCAAGAAATGAGTCAGTTTATGTTCTTGCGGATTGCTGGAAAATTCTCAATCCTAGCTCATGCAAAGCATGTCTGCAGGAAGCATCAGCCTTAACGGTGGGATGTATGCCTTGGTCAGAAGGACGAGCACTTAAGACGGGATGCTTTATGAGGTATTCAGACATAGATTTCCTTAACAAGGAACAAACAACTGAAAGCTTGAAAG TAAGCCCAGGAGTGTTGGTGATCTCGATTTTGAGTTCGTTGGCTGTTGTGGGGGTAGGGGTAGTCGTCGGAATGTACatttggaggagaagaagaatacaAAGGAAACGACGAG GTTCAGATAATACCGCTAAAATGGTGAAAAGTCTTGTGAACAGTAGCCTGAATTTCAAGTACTCTACCCTTGAGAAGGCTACTGGCTCTTTCAACAATGCCAACAAACTTGGGCAGGGAGGATTTGGTACTGTTTACAAG GGAGTTCTGGGTGACGGAAGAGAGATAGCAGTGAAGAGACTTTTCTTTAACAATAAACACAGAGCAGCAGATTTCTACAACGAAGTTCACATTATTAGTTGTGTAGAACATAAGAATCTTGTGAGATTGTTGGGTTGCAGCTGTTCAGGACCAGAAAGCCTTCTTGTCTATGAATTCCTCCCAAACAAGAGTCTTGATCGTTTTATCTTCG ATCCAATTAGAGGAATGACACTGAACTGGGAAAAGAGATTTGACATAATAACTGGGACAGCAGAAGGATTGGTATACCTTCATGAGAATGCAAAGATTAGGATCATACACAGAGATATAAAATGCAGCAACATCTTGTTGGATTCGAAGCTCCGAGCTAAAATTGCTGATTTTGGATTAGCAAGATCTTTCCAAGAAGATAAACGCCACATAAGTACTGCCATCGCAGGAACCCT TGGGTATATGGCACCAGAGTACCTAGCGCATGGGCAGTTAACAGAAAAGGCAGATGTCTATAGCTTTGGGGTGCTCTTGATAGAGATTGTTACTGGAAGGCAGAATACCAGAGGCAAAACTTCCGACTACTCTGACAGCCTCGTTACAACT GTTTGGAAGCATTTCCAGCTGGGAAGAGTGGAGGAAATAATAGATCCAAAATTGACAATGCACGCCtatgataacaaaaaagaaatcaaagaggGTATATTGAGGGTCGTGCAAGTGGCACTTTTGTGCTCACAAGAAGTACCTTCGTTGCGACCGTCAATGTCAACAATCCTACATATGCTTTCACAAAAAGATGAGCTGCTTCCGTTACCTGCAAATCCACCTTTTATGGATGAGAAAAGGATGGAGCTGAATGATTTTAGTGAAGACCAGCGCTATCGATTCAATGCCAACTCCTCCCATTCAGTTGCGACTGCCTTTGATGGATCCCTATTATATGCAAGATAA
- the LOC113300130 gene encoding polyribonucleotide nucleotidyltransferase 2, mitochondrial-like: MSALIRRSTNPLLSSTLLSLKHKKLGLRNISDGPIVAGTKILESFQEKFEVGKHVIKYETGKIARFANGSVVISMEETKVLSTVTSSKGDATGDFLPLTVDYQEKHFAQGVIPTTFMRREGAPKERELLCGRIIDRPIRPLFPAGFFNEVQVMASVLSSDGKQDPDVMAANATSAALMLSDIPWGGPIGVVRIGRVDGQLIVNPSMDELNLSDLNLIYACTQDKTLMIDVQAREISERDLEAAMRHAHPQAVKYIEPQVRLAAKAGKQKKDYKLSLVTERTLEKVKNLSEAPIEAVFTDPKYGKFERGEALDKITQDVKRLLQEECDEDSLKVLPKTVDTVRKKVVRRRIVNDGLRVDGRNLDEVRPVYCETGNLPILHGSSIFSRGDTQVLCTVTLGAPGDAQRLDSLVGPPRKRFMLHYSFPPFSINEVGKRGGLNRREVGHGTLAEKALLAVLPPEDEFPYTVRINSEVMASDGSTSMATVCGGSMALMDAGIPLREHVAGVSVGLVSEVDPSTGLIKDYRILTDILGLEDHLGDMDFKIAGTRKGVTAIQLDMKPAGIPLDIICECLEPALKGRLQILDHMEREINAPRTQDDRNSPRLVNLKYDNASLQRLIGPQGAQRRKIEEETGARISVSDGTLTILAKNQTIMEKAQEKVDFIIGREIEVGGIYKGVVSSVKEYGAFVEFNGGQQGLLHISELSYEPVTRVSDLVSVGQHLTLMCIGQDVRGNIKLSLKATSPRNEVKNVGLQGSSNPTKQTPAVWASVGDIIACQENSEIALEDNEDQNQESSSLSSPSFVVRSAAECDEYESSYGADKTSTLQNQESSTAPDTQKFLELASVKSPQNQNGELESLFSNTSLSTLKKLNGSKATSRKQKEKTVDSSFEHKHENESISSTGSAVSSSGKGSFFSLASLSSLIQVATERDEGRSSSGVDETSAQKIVNISGALKIPKKRNGSKVISRKLKENTVGLNSSVSADSLKLGDKVAAKVFQVRTHGVIFDLGGGIRGMYKFESDGRKDFEEGQEVLVQCSSFSDKGIPVVSLFKDD, encoded by the exons ATGTCAGCTCTAATAAGAAGATCAACAAACCCTTTATTATCATCTACACTACTCTCTCTCAAACacaaaaaattagggttaagaAATATTTCCGATGGTCCTATTGTTGCCGGaacaaaaatattagaatcattTCAAGAAAAATTTGAGGTTGGGAAACATGTAATTAAGTATGAAACTGGTAAAATTGCTAGGTTCGCTAATGGTTCTGTTGTTATTTCTATGGAAGAAACCAAGGTTTTATCTACTGTTACTTCTTCCAAAGGCGATGCAACCGGTGATTTCTTACCCTTAACG gttgaTTATCAAGAGAAGCATTTTGCACAAGGGGTAATACCTACTACATTCATGAGGAGGGAGGGTGCTCCAAAAGAACGTGAACTTTTGTGTGGTCGTATAATTGATAGACCAATTAGACCGCTTTTTCCTGCTGGTTTTTTCAATGAGGTTCAG GTAATGGCAAGTGTTCTTTCTTCTGATGGAAAGCAAGACCCAGATGTAATGGCAGCTAATGCAACATCCGCAGCTCTTATGTTATCTGATATTCCTTGGGGTGGTCCTATTGGGGTTGTACGTATAGGGAGGGTCGATGGACAGTTAATTGTCAACCCTAGCATGGACGAG CTTAATTTAAGTGATCTCAATTTGATTTATGCTTGCACTCAAGACAAGACTTTAATGATAGATGTACAAGCTCGTGAGATTTCAGAGAGAGACCTGGAAGCAGCTATGCGGCATGCGCATCCACAG GCGGTGAAGTATATTGAACCCCAAGTTAGATTGGCTGCAAAAGCTGGAAAGCAGAAGAAAGATTACAAATTATCCTTGGTAACGGAGAGGACACTAGAAAAAGTCAAGAACCTATCTGAAGCGCCAATCGAAGCTGTTTTTACTGATCCAAAATATGGGAAG TTTGAACGTGGAGAAGCATTGGATAAAATCACACAAGATGTGAAAAGGTTACTTCAAGAAGAATGTGACGAAGACAGCTTAAAAGTTCTTCCAAAGACAGTAGACACAGTGAGAAAGAAG GTAGTTCGCAGACGGATTGTCAATGATGGACTTAGAGTTGATGGGAGAAATCTTGATGAAGTTAGGCCCGTTTATTGCGAAACTGGTAATTTACCAATATTACATGGATCATCAATTTTTTCTCGTGGAGATACTCAG GTACTTTGCACCGTGACACTTGGAGCACCAGGAGATGCTCAACGCTTGGATTCTCTGGTTGGCCCCCCCAGAAAGCGCTTTATGCTTCACTATAGTTTTCCGCCCTTCTCTATTAATGAAGTCGGCAAACGAGGTGGCTTGAATAGGCGTGAAGTTGGGCACG GAACTCTTGCGGAGAAAGCTTTGCTCGCTGTTTTACCTCCTGAAGATGAATTTCCCTATACTGTTCGTATTAATTCAGAAGTCATGGCTTCTGATGGTTCAACCTCTATGGCCACCGTGTGCGGAG GAAGCATGGCTTTAATGGATGCTGGTATACCACTACGTGAACATGTGGCAGGTGTTTCAGTGGGCCTAGTTAGTGAAGTTGACCCATCTACCGGATTGATAAAGGATTACCGCATTTTGACAGATATATTA GGTTTGGAAGATCATCTAGGAGATATGGACTTCAAAATTGCAGGCACACGCAAAGGAGTAACTGCAATTCAATTGGATATGAAACCTGCTGGAATTCCTTTAGATATCATCTGTGAATGCTTAGAGCCTGCATTAAAAGGTCGCCTTCAAATTCTTGACCACATGGAACGAGAGATTAATGCTCCCCGTACTCAAGATGATAGGAACTCACCGCGATTAG TTAACCTGAAGTACGACAATGCTTCCCTTCAACGCTTAATCGGGCCGCAAGGTGCTCAAAGGAGAAAAATTGAAGAAGAGACAG GTGCACGGATTTCTGTCAGTGATGGAACTCTTACCATACTCGCCAAGAATCAAACAATTATGGAAAAAGCTCAAGAAAAG GTCGATTTTATAATTGGACGCGAGATTGAAGTTGGAGGGATATATAAAGGTGTTGTAAGCTCAGTCAAAGAATATGGTGCTTTTGTTGAGTTTAATGGTGGTCAACAAGGATTGTTACATATCTCTGAGTTGTCATACGAACCG gTTACTCGGGTGTCTGATCTAGTATCTGTGGGCCAGCATCTTACATTAATGTGCATTGGTCAGGATGTCCGTGGTAATATAAAACTGTCTCTGAAGGCAACATCACCCCGAAATGAAGTGAAGAATGTAGGACTACAGGGTTCTTCAAATCCTACAAAACAAACACCTGCTGTCTGGGCTTCTGTTGGAGACATAATCGCCTGCCAAGAAAACTCAGAAATTGCCCTCGAGGATAACGAGGACCAAAATCAAGAAAGTTCTTCCTTATCGTCACCATCATTTGTAGTTCGAAGTGCCGCTGAGTGTGACGAATACGAAAGTTCATATGGTGCGGACAAAACATCTACTCTGCAAAACCAGGAGAGTTCAACAGCTCCTGATACCCAAAAATTTCTAGAGTTGGCATCGGTAAAATCTCCACAGAATCAAAATGGTGAACTTGAATCATTATTCTCCAATACATCTCTCTCCACCCTTAAAAAGCTTAACGGCTCAAAAGCCACCTCAAGAAAGCAGAAAGAGAAAACTGTTGATTCTTCTTTTGAACATAAACATGAAAATGAGAGCATAAGCAGCACCGGATCTGCAGTTAGTTCTTCTGGAAAAGGTAGTTTTTTCTCCTTAGCGTCATTATCATCTCTAATCCAAGTGGCTACAGAGCGTGACGAAGGCAGAAGTTCTTCTGGCGTGGATGAAACATCTGCACAGAAAATTGTGAATATTTCTGGAGCTCTTAAAATCCCTAAAAAGCGTAATGGCTCAAAAGTTATTTCACGAAAACTGAAAGAGAATACAGTTGGTTTGAACTCCTCCGTTAGTGCAGATTCTCTGAAGTTGGGTGACAAGGTTGCTGCCAAAGTTTTTCAGGTTCGTACACATGGGGTAATCTTTGATTTGGGAGGTGGAATTCGTGGAATGTACAAATTTGAG TCTGATGGAAGGAAAGACTTTGAGGAAGGCCAAGAGGTGCTCGTCCAATGTTCTAGTTTCTCGGATAAGGGAATACCAGTAGTTTCTTTGTTCAAAGATGACTAA